In Pseudovibrio brasiliensis, the following are encoded in one genomic region:
- a CDS encoding DctP family TRAP transporter solute-binding subunit, which yields MKRAIISIIFALGVAFASPAFAQIECKLGEVVIKFSHVVPPRGHPKGDFARMLAERVNSEMNGRACMQVFPFSQLYDDEKVMEALILGDVQLAAPSLSKLEVYTNKYRLFDLPFLFEDMDAVQRFTASEQGQELLDVMSDFGVVGLGYLFDGLKHFSADKPLLVPSDGAGLKFRVQNSDVAVAMIEAMGASAQKLAFKEVYGALQLGVVDGQENSWSNIFTSRFYEVQNGITETNHQLLAYVVFAPKEWLESLEPDLQDQFLTIFRETLVKANAQAAQTSEENRQRIVDAGYTVRELAPEQRQQWVDVMRPVWGDFEDQIGKDLIAAAVAANTPEDN from the coding sequence ATGAAGAGAGCGATCATTTCTATCATTTTCGCTCTGGGCGTTGCTTTTGCTTCACCTGCGTTCGCCCAGATTGAGTGTAAGCTTGGCGAAGTTGTCATCAAGTTCAGCCATGTTGTGCCGCCGAGAGGCCATCCTAAGGGGGACTTTGCGCGCATGCTGGCGGAACGGGTGAACTCCGAGATGAACGGCAGGGCGTGCATGCAGGTGTTTCCCTTTTCCCAGCTTTATGATGATGAAAAGGTGATGGAAGCCCTGATCCTGGGTGATGTCCAGCTGGCGGCGCCTTCTCTTTCAAAGCTGGAAGTTTACACCAACAAGTATCGGCTCTTTGATCTGCCTTTCCTGTTTGAGGATATGGATGCGGTGCAGCGGTTTACTGCCAGCGAGCAAGGGCAGGAGCTGCTTGATGTGATGTCTGACTTTGGGGTTGTGGGACTTGGGTATCTCTTTGATGGCCTGAAGCACTTTTCAGCAGACAAGCCGTTGCTCGTTCCTTCTGATGGGGCGGGCCTGAAATTCCGCGTGCAGAACTCTGATGTGGCGGTGGCGATGATTGAAGCGATGGGGGCGAGTGCTCAGAAGCTTGCGTTCAAGGAAGTCTACGGAGCGTTACAGCTGGGTGTTGTCGATGGGCAGGAGAACAGCTGGTCCAACATCTTCACGTCACGCTTCTATGAGGTCCAGAACGGGATCACCGAGACCAATCATCAACTGCTGGCTTATGTGGTGTTCGCACCCAAGGAATGGTTGGAGAGCCTTGAGCCTGATTTGCAGGATCAGTTTCTGACGATCTTCCGGGAAACATTGGTGAAGGCCAATGCGCAAGCGGCCCAGACCAGCGAAGAGAACCGTCAACGGATTGTTGATGCAGGTTACACCGTGCGCGAGCTGGCACCTGAGCAGCGCCAGCAATGGGTGGATGTGATGCGGCCTGTGTGGGGTGACTTTGAGGATCAGATTGGCAAGGACCTGATTGCAGCGGCTGTCGCTGCTAATACGCCTGAGGACAACTGA